CTTACATTGGAAGGCACAATCAGCACGATGCAATATGACGAAGAAGATGCAAGTTCACGCGGTTTCCTCCATAAATTGTTTGGATGAGTCTCTCTGTCCAGTTTCTTAGTCTTCTTGCAATGATTGGGACAGGCATCGGGGCCGGGGTTTTCATGGATTTGATCGGAACGGGCGTGGATGCGACCGGCAAGACGTCGATCATCCGGAAATATGCGGTCCCTTTGGAAGTGATCGGCTGGATTTTGATCGGGTGTGCATCGTTCTACGTTCTTTTCATCGTCCGGGACGGGGCATGGAGGATGTATGACCCGGTTGCCCAAATTTGCGGCATGTTGTTATATGCATCACTATTCCACCGGCCTTTCAGGTTTTTCGGGAGAGTCTTGAATATGGTAATCATTAAGCCGGTTGTGTTCATCATTAGGCTCCTGGTGAAGATCATTACGCAGATATTCAGGTTGCTCGTCAAAATTGTGAGGTTTCTACTTTCTCCTTTCATCTATCTATATAACAAAGTCTATAACTCTCTCTTTAAATCAACTACGGAATGATGTATAATTACTAGACTTATCGAATTTCGTACTGTAATGAGAGGGAGTGCAGGACATGGAGCAAAGGAAAAGGAAACCATCCACGACCGTTGCATCGATTGAAACTGAATATGTCCGCTCGTTGCGTAAAAAGGAAGTATGGAGAAACAAGCAGAAAAAGCGGCTACAGAAGAAACTGTTCATCTATGCAGTGATTGCATTCGTAGTGTTCGGCGGATTGACGAATATGTATATTCAGCAACAGCAGACGCTGCAGGAAAAAGAACAGCAAAAAGTGGAGACGCTTGCAAAGTTGGAAGAAGTGAAGGAAGAACAAGAACTTCTTAAAAAACAGCTTGTGAAATTGGATGATGATGATTATATTGCCAAGCTTGCACGGAAAGAATATTTCTTATCTGACGAAAATGAAATCATCTTCTCTGTTCCTGAAAACAAGAAGAAAAAAGAAGAAAAAGATGACGGAAAAGAGTAGTCTTATTGACACTCTTTTTTTGTTGGCTATAATGAAAGTAAGGATCTTGCACTTGCAGGACTCGCCATATGGTAAAAAGGCATCTGAAAAGGGCCGTTTAAATCTTAAGGAGGAGCATTTTTTTTATGTCAATTGAAGTAGGCAGCAAGTTACAGGGGAAAGTTACAGGGATCACAAACTTCGGTGCGTTCGTCGAACTGCCGAACGGTTCAACTGGTCTGGTCCATATTAGTGAAGTAGCGGACAATTATGTGAAGGATATCAATGACCACCTAAAAGTAGGCGATATGGTTGAAGTGAAAGTGATGAATGTCGGCACTGACGGAAAAATCGGGTTATCGATCAGGAAAGCGAAACCGGAAGCTGAACGTCCTCAACGCCCTCAACGTCCTCGTCACAGCGGTGGCCGTCCTAGCCATACTGAGCGTCCAGAGAATTTTGAGCAAAAGATGGCGAAATTCATGAAAGACAGTGAAGAACGCCTTTCAACTTTGAAAAGAGCAACAGAATCTAAACGCGGTGGCCGTGGCGCAAGAAGAGGGTAACTTGCTGGCTGTTTCAATTAGTGGAAATGAATCTCTTATGAGCGATCTACATCTAGTTAAGATGTAGGTCGTTTTTTTTGTGCAGTTACTGACAAACAAGTATAAGCTGCTGGAATTACGCATAAATCTGCCCAGAGACGCATAACCGCGGTGAAAGACGCATAAGTTCATCCAAATGTGCATAAATCTACTAAAGCGCGCATAAATGAATTTATTCACGCATAAAAGCTTCCAAACGCTCATAAATATTTTTTTCACAAGGATTTCATTCTGCAGCTGCCGAATATTGAATAATGAAAAGGGGGGCTGAATTGGAATGGATGAAATCATGAACAATCTCAAGAAGTACTTGGAATGGATGGATTCATTGAGCTCACTGACTGAGCAACAGGCGGATGCACCTTATCAAGAGGGAAAATGGTCGCCAAAGGAGATTCTTATGCATATGGCAGAATGGGATCGGTTCACTTTGGAGCATCGGCTTCGGCGTTTGGGAGAATCAGAGATACTGGAGGATGTAGAGTGGGGGCCATTCAATGAGCAGGCTGCGAAACTTGCAAAAGAATATTCATTTGACGAAGTGATTGAGCTCGCAACACAGTATCGGCAACAAATTATTGATTGGCTTGAAGGTGCGGATGAGACGGAATGGACGAAGCCATTCAACATCGGGGAGCATGTTCTGACATTGGAGGAATATTTCACGGATTTTGCCAGTCATGATTCGCATCATAAGAAACAAATCGAGTCGATTCGATAAGAAGATAAGCTCGTTAATGAGTTATGCGTGATTGTGAGAGTTTATGCGCGTTTGCGGGAGTTTATGAGTGTTTGCAGGAGTTTATGCGTTTCTGGAGAAAGTTATGCGTGAGTTATTTGTTTTATGCGTGATTCCAGAGATTTATGCGTGTTTTGACATGAAATAGGCGTCCAGTCTTAAGACTGGACGCCTTTCTTTCGTTATTGTCTAGCTCCGAGCGTCAGCCTCTCGGGATGCTTCAGCCTTGCTGTTAAAGGCAAAGAGCGCCTTTAACCTCAAGGCTTCCAGCACCTGCCGAGGCTAAACGACGCTCTACGCATTTCTTGTTGTCCAGCTTCGGCGGGCAGATGCTCGGGGTCATAAGAAAACCCGGCTAGGTGGCAAAAAGCGCCACTACGCCGGGTTATTCTTATGCCTGTCGCATCTGATCAGGCCGCCTACGCTTTTCGATTATAGCGGCGGAGGGGGTCGAACCCACGACCTTTCGGGTATGAACCGAACGCTCTAGCCAGCTGAGCTACGCCGCCATGTTGTCCAATTAATTCTGAACGACAATAACCATAATACAACGGTCGACGGAGTCTGTCAACCTTTCGTTGGAAAACAGAAAATTGCTACGGAACTCGTCGAAAGATTTATGGAGCCCCTTGTCAGGAACAGACAAATTCTTTGGCTTGACCTATGTATACTCAGGGACAAGTAGACATAGGGGGAATGTTGAGATGAAGATGATAGGCAATCTTGAAAGACCGGTAGGCCAACAGATTCGTCACGTGGTGAGCACGATGGGCAAGCGGAAGATGTATGTATTAATGGCGGCGTTCTTTTTACTAAGCACATTTTTCTTGTCGCAAGCTGTTCTGTTCAACGCGGCTGTCCCTTTTTTCTTGCCGATTTGGGCTTTGGCGCAAATGCGATTCAGGAATCATCTCGTTTATGTATTCATCGGCGGAATTGCGGGAGGGGCAATTCTGGGGCTGGGACAAGCAGTGATCCATTTACTGCAATTGCTGTTATTTAATGTGGTGAGCAAGCATCCTCTTATGAGGAAGTCCATTCCATTGACAGTTGCAGGTACGATCATAGTTGTTCAAGTTTTATGGCAGTTTGTCATGCATAGCGGGCATACGCCTGTTGATGTGCAATTGTCGATCGGTTTCGAAGCGGTATTGGCGCTGTTCATGACATTTTTCCTGTTTGTTGCATTTCCTCATCGTGAGCGTATCTTTTATGGCCAGTGGTCGCCGGAACGTCTCGGGGCTGTTTGCATTGTCGGCATCATGGCGACAACCGGGATGGGCAATCTCATGGTCGGTCCGATTTCAATTTCAGGATTGCTGCTTCATTTGACCATTTTGCTGGCAGCACTTGCTGGAGGTCTGCCGTTCTCCACGACGATTGCGATGATGATCGCGGCGATTGCAGGAGTTGCGGAATTGTCGTTTACCGGGATGATGGCCGTATATGGCATGACGGGGTTTTTTGCAGGCGCTTTCAAACGTCTCGGGAAATTAGGTATTGCGACAGGCGGCTTTGCTGTATCCGTCTTCTTCCTTCTATATGACTTTACATTGCCGCTAGATACATCCCACTTCATGACGATCGGCTTGGCGACGCTTCTGTTCTTCTTTGTCCCGACAAAGAAAGTTGAACCGATTGGGCGGATGATTACGCCGACAGGTCAACAGGATATTTCGGTGAAGCGGCAGCAATGGTTGACCGACCGTCTGGATGAGCAATTATCGGATTTTCAACAGTTTGCTGAATTTATGTCTACTCTCGTCAATGATCGGTTCGCTTCAGATGACGTGAATGCTGCGCAGAACATCCCATCGATATGCCAGTCCTGTTTCAGATATTCAAAATGCTGGGAGGGAAATGAAGAAGGAATGGCGCGTCTCCTTTATGAGTGGGAAGGGACGTATTCGGCGACCAAGAAAGCGGCGCGCCATCGTGTGGAAGAGAGGATCAAATATAAGTGTATCCGTTCTTCAGGATTGATTTCCGAGTTGGAGGAGTCGGCTTCCAATCATCTTTTGATGGGGCAGCTTCAGCATGGGCGGAAAATGCTTGCCTTACAATTGAGAGATATGAGCACTCATTTGGAGAAAATCATGAATGATATAAAAGGGGAGATGTCGGTTAACCATCTTGCGGAGGAGGAATTGGGGAAGCATTTACAGTCGCAAGGAATCGAATATTATCAGATCGATATTTTATCAGAAGAGAAGGGAGCTTACCGGATCGTAATTTCAACCCCTGAAAGACGTTCGGATTTCGAGACGGATATGACGGTGGCAGAACGTCTCATATTACCGCTGTTGGAGGAAGTCTACCGCGAGCCGTTTAAAGTGGAGAAAACTGTCGCTCTGCAAGACCCGTTTCCTCATATCCAACTGATGTTTTCCTCGTCTGTCCGTTTTTCATTAGAATATGGAATTGTAGCGACGGCTGGGGGAGGGACATTCCATGCAGGAGACGCCTATGAAGTGTTTCCAATTCATGATGGACTCACCGCTGTTCTACTTTCGGATGGCATGGGGCATGATATAAATGCTTATCGGGAAAGCCGGAAAGTGATTCGTCTCATGCGGGAGTGTTTGGACCGGAAGATGGATCCGGAAACGGCGATGCATACATTACATTATATGATGTCGTTGAATGGGCTTGATGATATGTACGCGACGCTGGATTTAGCTTTGGTTGACCTGCAGGATGGACGGCTTTGGTCTTGGAAGGCGGGTTCAATGAGCACGTATATTAAACGGGGCCAAGATTTCCTCCGGCTTGATAGCAAATCGGTTCCTGTCGGGTTCCTGCCATCATTTTCGGTGGAAGCGACAAATGAAGAATTGAAGTCAGGGGATATTATCGTCATGCTAACGGATGGCGTATTCAACGGATCCGTTACAATTGAAAAACAGGAAGATGCGATCTATGGAATATTGGAAAAGTATGAGCATCTGTCTTGTGAGCCTATGGCTGACCGTATCATGTACGAAATGGAAAGGAAGTTCGGAATTGTGGCGGACGACCGGACTGTGTTGGTAATGAAGGTTGAACACGTTTTACCAAAGTGGACGACAATAAAGCCCACAAATCGATTTATTTCCCGGGAAAAAGTTATGGGGTAGAATAAGGGGTAGGTGAAAAGACAATAATGTGGAGGGCGAAAAATGCAGGCATTCGAAAGAAAAATCCTTGAATTCATTCATAAACAGAGATTACTGTCATCGGGTCACCGGGTTCTAGTCGCATGCTCGGGCGGGGTGGATTCAGTCGCACTTTTGCTCTTTATGGCAGGAATCCGCGAAGAAATGCGGATTGAAGTAGCTGCTGCCCATGTCGATCATATGCTTCGTGGGCGGGAGTCAGCGGATGACGGCAAACTTGTGAAGGGGTTATGTGAAAAGCTTGGAATTCCTTTCTTCGGCGGAAATGTCCCTGTACCCTCCATCCTGAACGAAGAAGGTGGAAATATGCAGGACGTTTGCCGTACTGGACGATACGCCTTTTTCAGTGAAGTGATGCAGGCGGAACAATATGATGTACTGGCGACGGCGCATCACGCAGAAGACCAATTGGAGACGGTGCTCATGCAATTGTCAAAGGGGAGCTCCCCAATCGGCATCCCGATGAGCCGGAAAATCGATGGCGGGGTTGTCAGCAGGCCGTTTCTTCCTGCAATGAAGGAAGAGCTGCATGCCTATGTGATAGAGCGCGGTGCACAATTCAGGGCGGACCCGAGCAATGAAAGTGACGCTTATTTGCGGAATCGGCTCCGCCGCCATGTCGCACCGGTAATCATGTCAGAAAACCCCTCCGCGGCATTGAATGTCGTTAAAATGACGATGGGGCTGCAGGAGGATGAGATGCTCTTAGACAGCCTTGCAAAGGAGCATTTCGCGTCCGTCGTAACGTTCAAAGAAGACGGACTTCCTACCTTCTCAGTAGATCTTTTCAGAAGCATGCACACTGCTTTACAAAAGCGCTTCATTCCACTACTATTGAATTATCTATACTTCGGGGAAATCAAACCTGTTGAATACAACACAGCACTTTTGAATCAGTTGCATCACCATCTGTCCGCAAGTGCAGGAAATGTCACGATCGACCTTCCGAAAGGATACCGCTTCGTGAGGGAATATGGCATTGTTTCGATTGTGGAGAATATGCCAATACCGGATACTTCCCTTCGCGAGCTGGAAAAAGGCCAATGGACGTGCTGGGGGGATATACTGTTATATTGGGACGATGCGGATGAACATGAAGAGGACGCATTGGAATTGATGTATTTCGATTTACCCGATGCCGATTTGCCGCTTTACGTGAGGGGCAGAAAAGACGGTGACCGTCTATTGCTTCCGGGCATGGCCCGACCGAAGCGCTTGTCCAGATTGTTCATTGACGAAAAGATCGGTGCCGAACAAAGACGCAAGATACCGGTTATCACAACTGCGAACGAGGAAATATGCGCCATTCCTGGCGTACGATATGGCATCCAGTTCAGGGAACGGAAAACAGAACAGGAAAAGTACATATTTAAAATGAAAAAACGTGAAAATCTTAACGGAAAAGAGAGGGAACTTGATGTTGCAAAAAGATATTGAAGAAATACTCATCACAGAAGAACAGATCCAGGAGAAAGTTGCGGAACTTGGTGCCGTGCTGACAGCGGATTACCATGATAAATTCCCGCTTGCAATCGGCGTCCTTAAAGGAGCATTGCCGTTCATGAGCGACTTGATCAAACGGATCGATGCGTATATTGAATTGGATTTCATGGATGTATCGAGTTACGGAAATGCAACAGTATCATCAGGAGAAGTGAAAATCGTCAAAGACTTGAATGCAAGTGTAGAGGGTCGCGACGTGTTGATCATCGAAGACATTATCGACAGCGGTAAAACATTGAATTATTTGGTCGAACTCTTCAAATACCGGAAAGCGAAATCCATAAAAATCGTAACGTTGCTTGACAAACCGACAGGCCGAAAAGTGGACTTGAAAGCAGACTATGTCGGATTCCTTGTACCGGACGCATTTGTTGTCGGTTATGGACTTGATTACGCAGAAAAATATAGGAACTTGCCTTATATCGGTGTATTGAAAAAGGAAATCTACTCTTTCTGAAAGCTTTTCAACAAACCTTTACAAGGGGCGGTGGAAAGCTTTTTCCATAGTGGGCACGAAGTTGGCATGCTAGAATCTAAGAGTGTGGAGCCGTAAGCAAGACAATTTCATTATCTGTGCCTAAAAAAGGCATTTCCTTTGTAGGTTGAATCCGTTATATGATAAGATTTACAATAGTTTTCTGTTGAAAGAAATGAGGAGGCTTGGGATGAATCGTATACTTCGATACTTTCTATTATACGGATTGATCTTCCTTGCAATTATGGGGATTTTCAGTTCACTAAATAATCCGAATCCGAAAACGAAAGAGATTCGGTATGATCAATTTCTCACAGAACTAGAAAAAGGCGAAATTGAAACGATGTCGTTTCAACCCGTCCGTGGTGTTCTGACCGTTGAAGGTACTATGAAGGGCTATGAAGAGGGAGAGAAGTTTACGACAAATGTCCTGGTGGATGATTCCGCCGTCATGGATGAAATACGTGAGATACGTACAGTCGGGACAACGAATAACCCTGAGATCCAAATTCTACAAGCACCTGAAACAAGTGCATGGGTAGCCTTCTTCACAGGATTAGTTCCATTCATTATCATCATCATCCTATTCTTCTTCCTATTGAATCAAGCACAAGGCGGCGGTGGCGGCCGAGTCATGAATTTCGGGAAAAGCAAGGCGAAGCTCCATTCCGATGATCGCAAAAAAGTCAGATTCACAGACGTTGCGGGTGCGGATGAAGAGAAAGCCGAGCTTGAAGAAGTTGTGGATTTCTTGAAAGACTCACGTAAGTTTGTTGAACTTGGAGCGCGTATTCCAAAAGGGATTCTTTTGGTCGGACCTCCTGGTACAGGTAAAACGCTATTAGCGCGCGCTGTTGCGGGTGAAGCCGGCGTACCTTTCTTCTCGATCTCCGGTTCGGATTTCGTTGAGATGTTTGTCGGGGTCGGGGCATCCCGTGTCCGTGACTTATTCGAAAATGCGAAAAAGAATGCACCGTGTATTATCTTTATCGATGAAATCGATGCAGTCGGACGTCAACGGGGCGCAGGTCTCGGTGGCGGGCATGACGAGCGTGAACAGACGTTGAACCAGCTATTAGTTGAAATGGATGGATTCGACGGAAACGAAGGAATCATCATCGTTGCCGCGACGAACCGTCCCGATATCCTCGACCCTGCACTTCTGCGTCCAGGACGTTTTGACCGTCAGATCACTGTTGGCCGTCCGGATGTAAGAGGCCGTGAAGCGGTCTTGAAAGTGCATGCGCGTAACAAGCCGCTTGACGAGTCAGTCAATTTGACAGCTATTGCGCAACGGACGCCTGGATTCTCAGGTGCCGACTTGGAAAACTTATTGAATGAAGCTGCGTTAGTCGCGGCTAGACGGGGCAAGGCGAAAATTGATATGTCGGATATCGATGAAGCAACGGACCGTGTCATTGCAGGACCAGCTAAAACGAGCCGGGTCATTTCTGAAAAGGAAAGAAACATCGTCGCATTCCACGAAGCGGGTCACGTCGTTGTCGGACTTATGTTGGATGACGCTGAAATCGTCCATAAGGTGACGATTGTCCCTCGCGGCCAGGCCGGCGGATATGCTGTCATGCTGCCGAAAGAGGACCGTTACTTCATGACGAAGCCTGAACTTCTCGACAAAATTGCGGGCCTCCTCGGGGGACGTGTAGCGGAAGAAATCGTTCTTGGCGAAGTATCCACGGGTGCCCATAACGACTTCCAACGCGCTACGGGTATTGCGCGCTCAATGGTGACGGAATACGGTATGAGCAAA
This DNA window, taken from Sporosarcina luteola, encodes the following:
- the yabQ gene encoding spore cortex biosynthesis protein YabQ — protein: MSLSVQFLSLLAMIGTGIGAGVFMDLIGTGVDATGKTSIIRKYAVPLEVIGWILIGCASFYVLFIVRDGAWRMYDPVAQICGMLLYASLFHRPFRFFGRVLNMVIIKPVVFIIRLLVKIITQIFRLLVKIVRFLLSPFIYLYNKVYNSLFKSTTE
- a CDS encoding FtsB family cell division protein, with translation MEQRKRKPSTTVASIETEYVRSLRKKEVWRNKQKKRLQKKLFIYAVIAFVVFGGLTNMYIQQQQTLQEKEQQKVETLAKLEEVKEEQELLKKQLVKLDDDDYIAKLARKEYFLSDENEIIFSVPENKKKKEEKDDGKE
- a CDS encoding S1 domain-containing RNA-binding protein — protein: MSIEVGSKLQGKVTGITNFGAFVELPNGSTGLVHISEVADNYVKDINDHLKVGDMVEVKVMNVGTDGKIGLSIRKAKPEAERPQRPQRPRHSGGRPSHTERPENFEQKMAKFMKDSEERLSTLKRATESKRGGRGARRG
- a CDS encoding DinB family protein encodes the protein MDEIMNNLKKYLEWMDSLSSLTEQQADAPYQEGKWSPKEILMHMAEWDRFTLEHRLRRLGESEILEDVEWGPFNEQAAKLAKEYSFDEVIELATQYRQQIIDWLEGADETEWTKPFNIGEHVLTLEEYFTDFASHDSHHKKQIESIR
- a CDS encoding SpoIIE family protein phosphatase; this translates as MKMIGNLERPVGQQIRHVVSTMGKRKMYVLMAAFFLLSTFFLSQAVLFNAAVPFFLPIWALAQMRFRNHLVYVFIGGIAGGAILGLGQAVIHLLQLLLFNVVSKHPLMRKSIPLTVAGTIIVVQVLWQFVMHSGHTPVDVQLSIGFEAVLALFMTFFLFVAFPHRERIFYGQWSPERLGAVCIVGIMATTGMGNLMVGPISISGLLLHLTILLAALAGGLPFSTTIAMMIAAIAGVAELSFTGMMAVYGMTGFFAGAFKRLGKLGIATGGFAVSVFFLLYDFTLPLDTSHFMTIGLATLLFFFVPTKKVEPIGRMITPTGQQDISVKRQQWLTDRLDEQLSDFQQFAEFMSTLVNDRFASDDVNAAQNIPSICQSCFRYSKCWEGNEEGMARLLYEWEGTYSATKKAARHRVEERIKYKCIRSSGLISELEESASNHLLMGQLQHGRKMLALQLRDMSTHLEKIMNDIKGEMSVNHLAEEELGKHLQSQGIEYYQIDILSEEKGAYRIVISTPERRSDFETDMTVAERLILPLLEEVYREPFKVEKTVALQDPFPHIQLMFSSSVRFSLEYGIVATAGGGTFHAGDAYEVFPIHDGLTAVLLSDGMGHDINAYRESRKVIRLMRECLDRKMDPETAMHTLHYMMSLNGLDDMYATLDLALVDLQDGRLWSWKAGSMSTYIKRGQDFLRLDSKSVPVGFLPSFSVEATNEELKSGDIIVMLTDGVFNGSVTIEKQEDAIYGILEKYEHLSCEPMADRIMYEMERKFGIVADDRTVLVMKVEHVLPKWTTIKPTNRFISREKVMG
- the tilS gene encoding tRNA lysidine(34) synthetase TilS, which gives rise to MQAFERKILEFIHKQRLLSSGHRVLVACSGGVDSVALLLFMAGIREEMRIEVAAAHVDHMLRGRESADDGKLVKGLCEKLGIPFFGGNVPVPSILNEEGGNMQDVCRTGRYAFFSEVMQAEQYDVLATAHHAEDQLETVLMQLSKGSSPIGIPMSRKIDGGVVSRPFLPAMKEELHAYVIERGAQFRADPSNESDAYLRNRLRRHVAPVIMSENPSAALNVVKMTMGLQEDEMLLDSLAKEHFASVVTFKEDGLPTFSVDLFRSMHTALQKRFIPLLLNYLYFGEIKPVEYNTALLNQLHHHLSASAGNVTIDLPKGYRFVREYGIVSIVENMPIPDTSLRELEKGQWTCWGDILLYWDDADEHEEDALELMYFDLPDADLPLYVRGRKDGDRLLLPGMARPKRLSRLFIDEKIGAEQRRKIPVITTANEEICAIPGVRYGIQFRERKTEQEKYIFKMKKRENLNGKERELDVAKRY
- the hpt gene encoding hypoxanthine phosphoribosyltransferase; this encodes MLQKDIEEILITEEQIQEKVAELGAVLTADYHDKFPLAIGVLKGALPFMSDLIKRIDAYIELDFMDVSSYGNATVSSGEVKIVKDLNASVEGRDVLIIEDIIDSGKTLNYLVELFKYRKAKSIKIVTLLDKPTGRKVDLKADYVGFLVPDAFVVGYGLDYAEKYRNLPYIGVLKKEIYSF
- the ftsH gene encoding ATP-dependent zinc metalloprotease FtsH codes for the protein MNRILRYFLLYGLIFLAIMGIFSSLNNPNPKTKEIRYDQFLTELEKGEIETMSFQPVRGVLTVEGTMKGYEEGEKFTTNVLVDDSAVMDEIREIRTVGTTNNPEIQILQAPETSAWVAFFTGLVPFIIIIILFFFLLNQAQGGGGGRVMNFGKSKAKLHSDDRKKVRFTDVAGADEEKAELEEVVDFLKDSRKFVELGARIPKGILLVGPPGTGKTLLARAVAGEAGVPFFSISGSDFVEMFVGVGASRVRDLFENAKKNAPCIIFIDEIDAVGRQRGAGLGGGHDEREQTLNQLLVEMDGFDGNEGIIIVAATNRPDILDPALLRPGRFDRQITVGRPDVRGREAVLKVHARNKPLDESVNLTAIAQRTPGFSGADLENLLNEAALVAARRGKAKIDMSDIDEATDRVIAGPAKTSRVISEKERNIVAFHEAGHVVVGLMLDDAEIVHKVTIVPRGQAGGYAVMLPKEDRYFMTKPELLDKIAGLLGGRVAEEIVLGEVSTGAHNDFQRATGIARSMVTEYGMSKKLGPMQFGQAQGGNVFLGRDFNSEQNYSESIAYEIDQEMQRIIKEQYERTTTILTEHRNLLDLIATTLLEVETLDAEQINHLKDHGTLPERPYEQNGNGSQPKKEDAEAEKDSVHPDSIGAPADPSIGDLPKENGGDQPLPPIDEHRRD